The Methanoculleus taiwanensis nucleotide sequence CGGGATCTTCCGTTCTTCCGTAAAGAGGTGGTCGACACCGAGGATCGTGTTCACCCACACCCAGTCGTCGCTGAACCCGGCGATCATCAGGACGATAAGCGTGAGCGGAACGGCAAAGATCATCCCGGCGACCCCGAGAGTCCATCCCCAGAAGATGACCGAGAGGATGACCACGAGGGCGGGGATCTCAAAGCGCCGCGATGCGAAGTGTGCGAAGATCGGATTCTCAACGAGGGCATTCAGGAGAACGACGGCCGCAACGACCGCGACCGCGCCCCAGAGCCCGAACTGCAGCCAGGCGAAGAATATCGCCGGGAGTGCGGCGACGATCAGGCCGATGTAAGGGATGTATGCGAGCAGGAACGTCAGCACTCCCCAGAGGACAGCTGCGTGCACCCCCATCACCCAGAGGAACGCGCCGAAGAGGAAGCCGTGGACGAGGTTCGCCTCGGTCCTGACGATGACGAACTCGATCATGAACCTGCTCATGTGGGAGAACGCCGCGACGCTCTCGGATCTGTTTCCGGTCACCTTCCGTATGCGGTCAGGCACCTTCGGCGCCTCAAGGAGCATGAAGATTGTCGTCACCGCTATGAAGAAGAGGTAGAGGAGAAGATCTGCAACGCTCATAGCCGAGGAGGAGAGAATTCCGGCAAACCGCTGCAGGTCGATCGAGGACGGAGAGAACGGGACCGTACTGATCCCGAACCGTTCGAGAAGGATGAGGAGCTCGGAGAGCCGTGTGGTCAACTCCTGCTGGTAGAGGGGGAGATCGGAGACGAGTCGTTCGAACGAGAAGAAGATGAGGTAGCAGATCAGCATGACTGCAATGCAGGCGGCGACGGTGACCGCTCCGACGGCGGCGATCTCCGGCAGCCCCTTCGAGCGGAGCGCTTTCGTCGCAGGATAGGTGAGCATGGCGAGGATCAGCGCGACAACGACGATGGTAACGAGGTATGAGATCGCCTGGATGCCGATGATAAGGAATACCACTGCCGCAAGCAGGAATATGATACTGAAAGACCGGGGAAGAGCGGGAGCGCCTGCCATTCTGGATTGCACCGGTAACGTGTTTTCCGGTAACCGTATTTTAATGCCGCGAATTGTACCTGCGGAGATGCTGTTTCTGGCAAGCCCGGATGGGCTTAGGAGCCATTTGATGAGGCAATTTTTCCGGATCCCGGCGGAAAGGCGGGGCTGGGATTCGCTACCTTTTTTAATTACCGTCGGCATCTTTCCTGTATGTGCAGCCATAACGGCAGAAACGGTTTTTTAAGCAGTAGTCTATGCCTCTTCGTCGCCCTCATGCTCCTGTCGGCGAATGCAGCGGCATGCACGACCTTTGCGATAACGCCCGGTGCATCCGAGGACGGATCGATGTACGTCGGGCATACGAACGACGGCGTCGGAAAAGACTGGCGAGAAATCGACGATATAAGCCTGCTCTACGTCCCCGCGGCCGATCATGCGCCCGGAACGAAAAGGCCTGTGCTGTACGACCCAAACAGCGGTTCGGATGCGGCAGGGGGGAAGAGAGGCGGAAATTCAAGCCTGATTCTCGGGTATATCGATCAGGTGCCGCACACCTATGCGTATTACACCGG carries:
- a CDS encoding AI-2E family transporter; translation: MAGAPALPRSFSIIFLLAAVVFLIIGIQAISYLVTIVVVALILAMLTYPATKALRSKGLPEIAAVGAVTVAACIAVMLICYLIFFSFERLVSDLPLYQQELTTRLSELLILLERFGISTVPFSPSSIDLQRFAGILSSSAMSVADLLLYLFFIAVTTIFMLLEAPKVPDRIRKVTGNRSESVAAFSHMSRFMIEFVIVRTEANLVHGFLFGAFLWVMGVHAAVLWGVLTFLLAYIPYIGLIVAALPAIFFAWLQFGLWGAVAVVAAVVLLNALVENPIFAHFASRRFEIPALVVILSVIFWGWTLGVAGMIFAVPLTLIVLMIAGFSDDWVWVNTILGVDHLFTEERKIPAESREADTPPVG